The region gtaggggaaatacctacagtacctgaatgtaatcagatttgaagtgctggaaacaaaaatgtgcaaaaagtggaatataaaaatctaaataaataaataacaccgaCCCCTAATTACCCTGAGTAAATtcagtacattaaaaaaaaaaaatctaagatttTAACCTAAATCTGACCAGGTTGGAGGAGTTTGTCcatccctgattttttttttttttttactgggaacCGATGGATTTCCTGCCTTCCGCAgcttctcctctccttttccaCACCAGGATTCTCTAGTAAAGTGTGCTTGGATGCAGAGAGGGTAATATTAAAAGCCATTTCCGTGGGTAGAAAAGTGCTTTGCACCTGGGAACGAGCTTTTAAGTGATTATCCTCCGTGTGGCGCGGGTAAGAGAACACACGGAAGGCCTctgagcagggggaggggggatcggtgcacatacatttgaattttcaaacgAATGCACGAGGGTTCTGCCATAGTGAAGCACCTGTATAAATTAACAGCTGCAAAACATGCCTGggcatttttccttccttttcaaaattgcatttccagtttgaaaattagtgccaagtccctggtggtggtgggaaAGGGGACGGACCTCAAGACTTCCCTCGTTCTGTTTTTATGGTGGAATTGAATGTGATTGCAGGAGGAATGGAGGATATCAATGCTCCCCGAAACAAAGTGCAGCCAACTGCCCTCCCCCACACAaatattcagtaaataaaatgggTGGTGGGATTTATCATGCAAGTGTCAGCTGTTAGCCCCAAATGGACTATAAATAAGGTAATTATTGAGCTCAAGTATATAAAACGCAAGTGGTACAGCATAGAAGGACAGGTTTTAAACATTTGAATGGCTTTGAATCCTCACAGGGGTTTCTGATGGGGGAGAGCACTCCCATGAAAAAAGCTTATTTTAATGGGGGCTTACGTCAGACGAGCATTTTTCTGTGGCAGATCTTCACTTgcatcctgctcattttggatgCAACACACAGCatatatggagggggggggggggggattggttgATCCTGTATTCTGTATTCCTGGATCATCATCACCATCTTAAACTATactgtttatttcttttcatGGTGGCACTAGCCCTTTAATATTTGCTATTAATCGACTATGGCGCTGATATTTATTTCCTCAGATTGCATTTTACCTTTCCTTATAGTCTTGTGAACAGAATGCTATTCCCCCATGGCACTCTTCTGTAACAAGATTTGGGGGAAGGTGGGCTTCATCTTAGGGTTTCAGTTGCTCTTGTCTATGGCGAAAGCTCCAAATATTATCCCCAGGAGTAAATGAATAAATCAACACCTTTCACTCCAAAGTCTATATAAAAGAATTATTAAGACAAAAATGCCAGCATCTGAATGACAAtacaggacgcacaaacacactTTTGAAATATAAAGgtcaaattttcaaagagtttaggacCCTAACCTTTGGagctaggctcctaaattggcccttgtGAATATTTATTAAGGCTGAGAACCTAAAATTATGCTCCTcgaggtcgatattcagtgccatttagccagatacgtttggaattatccggctaagtggtggtgtTTGAATATCTGGCCATATTCATCAGCTGCCACTTTGCTGGATAAATATTAAGCAGGACAGGGTTGTTCCAAGGAGgagatacttatctggctaactttgcaaggtAAGTGGAAATATTCatccttatccagataagtcagacttgctattgagcaggtctaaacgtatccagctaactaaaaatgatctgggtatattcagcggcacggcctACACCTCAGAATATGCTGGCCAGatgtttatccaggtaactttcctGGCCGCTATCTTCTGAATATCTGCTGATTATTGTGGAATCAGGTCTGAGTGGTAACACTATATTCACTAGGATCTTAAACAGTGCATGGCCCCAGTGGAGGAGTTAGGGCGGAGGACAAAGGTAGGTGCTTAGCACCGATTTTCAGAACTAGGtagcaaatgaatagcaggcctaagtTTAGAAGCCTAACAAATTTAAGGTTCCTAAAAGTACATTTTCTGCTGAAAACTTACACTAACTAAGTTCATCTGAAAATAGGTACCcaagttaggagcctaaatttaggtgctcagcttttttttttttttttaatattggcctcacAATCTTTCTTTACTCCATGGTTCCTGACTAGTGAGATGTTCTAGGATCTCATGCCATTCTATTTTATATGCATTGATttataattacttcccttttttgTATTCTTATATTTTTCCCTTCTGCCCTTGGGTATTTTGTTATAGATTCTGGAAAGTATATGCTAAAAAATAATAAGCTAAGAAATCAATAAGCACTTCAACAAATCTTTATTAGAATCATCAACATGATCTTCTGTTCACAAACAAGACGATGTCACCGATTTTCTTCCTCAGTTAGAAGCAATTTTCTGTAAAGGAGGAAGGAACAGTGTTATTAATCTCCActcaaaaaaacaataaagtAAAATATATGCCCTATGCAACTAAGACTGTCTTCTCATGTTCCTCCAGGTAGCGCCAACATCTCAAGAGGTTCCATAACCAGGGGAGTCACATTACTCCACAATGGGTCCAAAAGCCCCTGAACAAGATGTACCATCTGAGTTTATGAACCGGGAATTTAAGAGGCCAACAAGCATTGGTGACCGGCCCTTTTTACTAATTAAAATGGGAAAGGCCATTTCAAAGATACCCCTTTGCTCATTCTTCTCCAACCTAGTGTAGAAAAGACCTCTATATTTTGATGGTTCAAATGACACAACTGTGtttgataataaataaatagccctcCCTGCCTTGTACCCATAACAGGGACTCTCTAGAATATCCAGAAATTTCATCCTTGCATTGTGCGTTTGGTGGCAGCATTCGGCATGTTCAATACCTGTAAAATGATCTGAAATTCTGAGTCTCCAATCATATCTTTGGCACTCTCCAGCATATGGAATGTATGGACTTAGGGTCCTTTACTAGATTTCCCTTTGCATCTCAGATGATTGGCTGTTAGCTCCAATAGAGTTGGCCATGTTCAGCATTTATTTGACATTGACTGCCCAAGGAATTGTGTTGAAAAGATCACCTGAATGTATACAATAAACTGGTATGTGCCCTCTTTATAGGCATGCTGCTGTGCTCAACTTTAATGCAGCGAAAATATGAGAGGAAGCAGGATCTGTTTGCCTACCTGGTTTATCCAGTCGATGTAGGCAGACACGCGGGTAAAGACTGTTGGCTTCTTAGCGTAGTTGCAGCTCAGCCCGGAGCCAAAGCTCACAATGCCATGCACTTCCCAAGCACCGTCATCTCCAAGGCAGTTCAGAGGGCCCCCAGAATCCCCCTGTCAGAAAACACAAGGAAAAGCAACTGAACGCTCTCTCTTTTGGGTTCCATTCGGGAATAATTGTAGTCTTAACCATAACAAAATGCCGATAACCCTTAAAAAGTATAGAAGGATTCCTTGGAGCCGGCATGAGCTGTACAAATATCTTTATCTGATATGCAGCATCTCCCCACATCTGAGCTGTGCTTACTTGTATGGACTTTGCATCTCAGATGATTGGCCATTAGCTCCAATAGGGTTGGCCATGCTCAGAATTTGACATTGACTGCCCAAGGAATTGCGATGAAGAGATCACTTGAATGTAAACAATAACCTGGTGTGCTTTCAGATGCCTACAGACATGTTTGCATTAACAGACTGGCCTAGTAATTCGGGTGTTGTGCCATTGCTGTGCAAGGGACCAAGCTTCAAGCACTGGGGCTGCTGCGGAGGCAGAACTCGTAGCCTCGATGGGAGTGTCTGCCAGCCCtcagtggccagatttagggccagTCAGGTCCTGGAGAGAGCTGCGAGTTGGTGGCCTCTGGCCGAGGACCGTTGCTGCTCTCTCTGGAGAGAGTTGAaggggggaataaaaaaaaataagggaagaAAATCCGGGGTAGGTTGCAAACAAAGGATCATGAtgccattgccccccccccccccaaaaaaaaatctagttCCAACTTTgctggaaacccaaaagagcAACAGAAATCTGATGGATCAAAATCCAATTCAAAATAAAGATGAATGGACCCATCGCTTTTAACTTGAGGTTTAAACAGAAGTGAAGATGAGGGCACAGAACCGAACTCTCTAATCCTTTATTGGGCGTTACAGAAATAGAAGATTTTTGTCTGGTTATAAATGAAAGAAAGGCACGTTTGCCATTCCGGGATGGGCCTCCTGAATCCTGGTGACACAGGTGCTGCAGAAGACACGCCAGCCTTGCTCATTGCCCCCCCAGATGACAAGAGCCGTGTCACAAGGGACAGGGTGATCCAAGGCCTGGTTTTATCCCCTGTCCCCTCCAGGTTTCTAGGGCCTGCTTTTCATAAAATGCAGAAagggtaaaaccaggcctggctcagctTGTCCCTTGCAATCCAGTCACCTCTGAATTTCTCTGCAGAGGAAAAGCAGATGTCCAGGTCAAATTCAAATCCAAACCTTGTGTGTGAGCACAGATACTCATACAGAGAGGACGTGCACGCCAGGAAAGGATAAATTAAGCCCTTGCGTCCCTCATCTGAAGCAGCGTTTCCCTGCCCTGGAGGCACACGAGGTAGATCTGCATACATTAAAGATGCAGGGTATGCAaagctctctcatgcatattcatggtggcaaTCCTGAAACTCCAAATGGCTGTGCGCCTCCCCTCCTCAAATCCCATGGCAGCAGCTCCACTCTTCCctgctcctccccctgcccctacaaccccccctcttccttcttctccctcatCTGGCAGTTGTGAccctgctctcctccctccttcccctccttggCAGAAGTCTGGGCCCAGTGggaatttttattaaaaaaataaataataataataacggGACCAGTGGGAGCCTCCACCGTCCATTCCAGCTGAAACGGGGAAAAGGAATCAAGTCTAAAAAGGTTGCAGGATGGTGACCTGGGGTGATACGGCAGAAAATCACCACGGTCTAGGCCTTTCTTTTCCTCCCTCACACCCCCGACCACCCTCATGCAGGACTAGCACCGCAATAAGTGCATAttcccagtcccctccccccccacgcgAGGAAGTGGGAGACCAAAACGCTACATTCACcgcatcccctccccctcctgccccgCTGCCGGCAGGCACGACTCGGCGAGTCTTACATTGCATCCCGACACCACACCGTCTCCTCCGGCACAAACCATGGTGGCTTTAACCTGGCTTCCCCACCAGTCCCTCTGGGTGCAGGTTGCATGATCGACCACTGGCAGCAAGGCCTGCTGAAGGTTGTCTGCAATGGGACCGTTGGCTAAAacggggggggaaaaaaaaaaattcaagatggaGAAACAAAGTCAATCCTGCATCTTCCGCTGCCCATCCCAGACTTTCCCCACATTTCTTGAAGTTTGCTCGTCGgtttcttgttttggtttttttttttaaattggacacTTTTTCCTCCAGGATCAGATGCCAGGTCATGTGGCCTCCGCAACGCTAGCCAGAAAACGAGAGAGTCCCGCTGCCAAGAAACTCCGGAGATGCTCCCCAGGAAGCCGGTCTAAACTCATCCGCAGTTTTTAACCGGAAATTTCTTAACCTTCCCCGGGACCCCGCGCACCCATCACCACACTAAAAGCCAGGAAGGGAGCAATCTTGGCCTAATGATTTCGGAAAGGACGTTCCATGCCGGTAAGGGGAGTAACCGTAAGAGTTTTGCAAGAGGTTGGCAATATGTGCAGTTTATGATTCACCATTTTGTAAACATCCATGACCCATGGCTCTCAAActgtttcacaaaaaaaaaaaaaaaatatatatatatatttacctcCTCTACTATGTGATTTTGCTGCACGACACCTCCCGCTCTACTAGTGCCTTCCAGTATGACCAAGAGCACCGCAAAGGCCATGGTGCCCACCGATACGGTCTCAGGTAACAGAATATCCCCCCTGGTAAAAGCTGCGTCCATTTCTAAGGTCGACCTCTCTCCCATCtgtcctcctccctggcagtcagaCGAGTGGCGGGGGGCGGCAGGCCAGCAGGGTGGGGAAGAGAACacgtgcacccccccccccccacccctcagtctCCGAGGCTGCTCCTGCTCCCTCCCTTAGAAAGGAAGCAGCCCTGGTGAAGGAAAGAACCACTGTCCCCCCCCCGTCCctgtctccccccctccccccccgctgGCCTACCAGTGCTCTGCCCAGACTATCGTGCCCCAAAAACTGAGGGGGAGAGGATGAAAAGAaaggagatggggggaggggggggcggtgGTGGAAGGGAGGAAGATGCAGAGGAACCTGGAAGGAGCTGCTCAGGACCCATCTGCCCCACCCTTTTCTTAAATCCTGGATTTGCCCGTGCGAGTCATCGCTGAAATCCCGTGAAACCTTTTCCTGCGTGAGGCCAagtgttgagaaaaaaaaaagggacaatgAAGCGTCCCATTCTTGCCTAAAGCAGGACACAGGAGCATTGCTTAGGAAGTAAGACACATGGGACATCCTGGTGCCCGTCCGGGACCGAGTGAAGGCTCCCGACCGGGCGCAGAGGCGGCTGTCCCGGTTCAGCGCCGGCTCGAGCGAAGACTTTGGCAGAATTGCAAGTTTAACTGAAGGCTGCTGCGTTCTTACTGTACAGGCGCCCCCACCCGGTGACGTAGCAGGGGAAATTCTGGGCCAGCAGGGCTCCatcggcaggcaggcaggccggcTGGACGGTGTCGGACACCTCCACGTGTTCGGAAAGCTTGATGAGGGCGATGTCATTgctgagagggagagaaagtggaGAGGTTTTCACTTATTACCTGGCACAATGGATGGGAGAGGGAAGCTTCGTTTCCCAGCTCCTTCCCAGAGGCCCAGCCACGCTACCTTTTGAACGGAAAGCCCAACGCCAGCGCAGGCCGGTGGGGTGAGAGCAGAGCTGTAAATCCCCGGGCAAAGCTTCCAGGTTTCCAAGCTACTGACTCCTGGACAGAAGGCATAAGGCGAATCACTCCTGCTTTCTTTCTAAGAGCTGGAAAACCAGGACCGGCTTCTGCTTTCTATCCTGGAGCCACGAGGACACCGCCTCTCCTCCCCCAACCAGTTTTCAATCTGCAACCTAAACTTGTTctgattgataaaaaaaaaaaaaaggtctcactTAGCAAATCTTAGCTTTAATCAACTGAATAATATTTGTACCACTTTTAATATACTTCCTTTTCTACTATTTACATTGTTCTACAGGCAGACAAGGGCCAGGTTTcctaagctctctctctccccctcccccattgaaacagaatggggggaggggaggccttCGTGAATCGGGCCCTACACATCAGTGGTGCTGACCGGCTCTCAACTActtttctgttatggcgcaaaggaaaaaaatcccccaggagCTGTTGTCCCAGCATTCGCAGAAACCCAGGCTGGCATCATCATCCCTTATCCCACGGTGCCTGACTGCAGAATAATCACCCAGCATGAGCTCAGGGTGGGGCCATGGAAGCAGGACCTGGAAACCGTTcgcgtaa is a window of Rhinatrema bivittatum chromosome 15, aRhiBiv1.1, whole genome shotgun sequence DNA encoding:
- the CTRC gene encoding chymotrypsin-C — protein: MFRWLLVAVLVGCAYSCGVPAYAPIMSRVVGGEDVRPHSWPWQISLQYAKGDLWGHTCGGTLIATNWVLTAAHCISNGRTYRVALGKHNLLEDEAGSVTIAPETIIVHEKWNSLFIINDIALIKLSEHVEVSDTVQPACLPADGALLAQNFPCYVTGWGRLYTNGPIADNLQQALLPVVDHATCTQRDWWGSQVKATMVCAGGDGVVSGCNGDSGGPLNCLGDDGAWEVHGIVSFGSGLSCNYAKKPTVFTRVSAYIDWINQKIASN